A region from the Kazachstania africana CBS 2517 chromosome 11, complete genome genome encodes:
- the SPO11 gene encoding DNA topoisomerase (ATP-hydrolyzing) (similar to Saccharomyces cerevisiae SPO11 (YHL022C); ancestral locus Anc_7.109), with protein sequence MTISLSNLLKDNPTKRCLIETLTPKKRSVHIDLENSITDIFNLISNCLQINNEPVDIVFKTGKMKNTLSFPVYGKASRSHNSNTVLILLTLLKIINERATTNTTSTIRDVYYSNVPLFKTQRTVNYYVNIIRLNFPGMNSVIPAQKGLVYTSATMEIYHADGSKMMLMGGTSSLIPYLYETSTIACAVADFDKIIILEKEAVYSKLVQNKLMLNSLIITGKGYPDHLTRKFINKVSHLCSDIEIFVDADPDGICIALNYMKDCPMAQYKGITVAALINTKDEDNLMKLTPRDSTISRNLLVKLQRLTSHQKGLPGIKLALQRHLFFGVKGEMNSMLLR encoded by the coding sequence ATGACAATAAGTCTGAGCAATCTACTTAAGGATAATCCCACTAAAAGATGTCTGATCGAAACGCTAACGCCTAAGAAGAGATCCGTCCATATTGACCTTGAAAACTCGATCACTGAcatcttcaatttgatcAGTAATTGTTTGCAGATAAACAATGAGCCAGTCGATATAGTCTTTAAGACAGGTAAAATGAAGAATACGCTTAGTTTTCCCGTGTATGGTAAGGCCAGCAGGTCTCACAATTCGAATACTGTGTTGATTCTATTGAcgctattgaaaataatcaatGAAAGAGCCACCACAAACACGACAAGTACTATCAGGGATGTATACTATTCTAATGTCCCACTTTTCAAAACACAACGTACTGTAAACTACTACGTAAATATAATTAGACTGAATTTTCCTGGAATGAATAGTGTCATTCCTGCTCAAAAAGGTCTGGTTTATACGAGTGCCACGATGGAAATCTATCACGCTGACGGTAGCAAAATGATGCTAATGGGCGGTACATCAAGCCTCATACCATATCTGTACGAAACTAGTACGATAGCTTGCGCAGTGGCAGATTtcgataaaattataatctTAGAGAAGGAGGCCGTTTACAGCAAACTGGTCCAGAATAAACTCATGCTCAATTCTCTGATAATTACAGGCAAAGGATATCCCGACCATCTAACAAGAAAGTTCATTAACAAGGTCTCACATCTATGTTCTGATATCGAAATCTTTGTAGATGCAGATCCCGATGGTATATGCATCGCTCTAAATTACATGAAAGATTGCCCTATGGCCCAATACAAGGGTATAACCGTCGCAGCGCTCATCAACACCAAAGATGAAGACAATCTCATGAAACTCACTCCAAGAGATTCGACCATCTCAAGAAATCTATTAGTCAAATTGCAACGTCTCACTTCACACCAAAAAGGTCTGCCGGGAATAAAATTGGCGCTTCAACgacatttattttttggtgTCAAAGGTGAAATGAACAGCATGCTGCTGAGATAA
- the ERP2 gene encoding Erp2p (similar to Saccharomyces cerevisiae ERP4 (YOR016C) and ERP2 (YAL007C); ancestral locus Anc_7.108): MLYKIITLAVWFFTFAAAVSSNYAPFTVNLPAFSKECFYHDLISNDDTLVVSYQVLTGGNFEIDFLITGPDGSTIVDEKQKKYSDFLLKSFGLGQYSFCFSNSYGTALKKVEITLEKEKTLEVDHSNTEDVIANNAIEEIDRNLNKMNKVMNYLRAREWRNMSTVSSTESRLKWLSILVMLVMVGISVGQAIIIQLFFKSRQKNYV; encoded by the coding sequence ATGTTGTACAAGATTATTACATTAGCAGTTTGGTTTTTCACATTTGCCGCCGCAGTTTCATCCAATTACGCCCCATTCACAGTTAACCTACCTGCTTTTAGCAAAGAGTGTTTCTACCATGATCTAATTTCTAACGATGACACTTTAGTCGTTTCATACCAAGTCTTAACAGGTGGTAACTTCGAAATTGACTTCTTGATTACTGGTCCAGACGGCTCCACTATCGTTGACgaaaagcaaaagaaatattctgATTTCCtcttgaaatcttttgGTTTAGGTCAATACTCCTTCTGTTTCAGTAATTCATATGGTACTGCATTGAAAAAGGTTGAAATCACATtggaaaaggaaaaaactTTAGAAGTAGATCATTCCAATACTGAAGATGTCATTGCTAACAATgcaattgaagaaattgacagaaatttaaataagATGAATAAGGtaatgaattatttgagAGCCAGAGAATGGAGAAACATGTCTACTGTATCCTCCACTGAATCCAGATTGAAATGGTTGTCCATTTTAGTTATGCTCGTTATGGTTGGTATCAGTGTTGGTCAAGCTATCATCATTcaacttttctttaaaagTCGTCAAAAGAATTACGTTTAA